taatttaaaaaccagttgttggcatgacacgggttatattcttctcatacatgttatgataatataatactaaacccctaacgggaaggattgtgcctgatattcatgatgaagacataatctttcaatcagtttaattgatgtctgccaggagctggcatgtcaatcaactgctagtagtctgttgttatttatgtattgttgtcattttgtttattttcttttgttacatcttctgacatcagactctgtcttctcttgaactgaattttaatgtgcgtattgttatgcttttacttttctacattagctagaggtataggtggaggtttgagatctcataaacatgtttaacccccaagtcaggagcctctagcctttgttagtcttgtattatttttgattttagtttcttgtgtacaatttggattttagtatgacgtccattatcactgaactggtatatatatatttgtttaggggccagctgaaggacgcatccgggtgtaggaatttctcgctgcattgaagacctgttcgtgaccttctgctgttgtctgttctatggtctggttgttgtctctttgacacattccccatttccattctcaattttattggttgaAAACTGTATGTCAGCCTctaggtgttttttttaattttttgttgtgtgattgctgtctcattgatatttATCCAACAATTTCCATTGTTAATAGTATCATCAAGTATTATTTACCAAAAATTATTTATAGCCATGTCGATGACAATCAGTTAAACTTGAAGAAGAAGCTAAGAACATAATTAGGACCaagttataattattttctgtttaataaaatagaaacaagaaTGCAAAAAATTGTCTGgcctggttttttttctgttaatgagCTTATGATGAAAGTTAGTCCGAGACTACTCTCGACTAGATGAAAATCTATAATAACCTATGGAAATAGGATCAAGATCAAATGTACCCTATCAGATTGAAATATACAACTACCAATCATTATAAACCAAATACAGCTGAGTGAGTTGAGCCACTTCTAGTATCTTACAAATTAATCTAATATCATGTATACATGAAATAAATCAATCCAAGTCTTCCTAAAACATAAGACTTAAAGATTTAGTTAGTCCAGGCTAGATAATATTACAAAACCAATGACATATGggaaagatttattttcaaaagagaTGTATCAGCTTTTATATTAAGCACTATAGAAATTATCTCCGTCTTTATAAGCATGAAttcaataaataataacaaatattgtaACAAGTATATTACaattacaacaaaacaataaGTCAATAGATATGTGTCAaatcaatgtaaatacaaaaattactATTTATAATTTAACACAAATTATAATCTAAATAATGGAAGACTAATTCTTAAAGACTTCTTCttacatttgtaatttattttcttcCTCTGATCAGTCAAttgatttcaaagaaaaatatattatatttatttacaattgatatattAATACTAGAACAATATTGTCAATGAAAAACATATTCAACCTTGTGTTAATCTATAatagacaaaattttaaaatgccaAAGTCTGTGGTCCATAGCTGAACCATTATATAATTCACACTATATGTAACTTGCATGGAATATCTTATGCCAAAATCTTCTAACAATTGAAATCTGACTGGTTCAATTTTATCTTCTAGGATAAAATATGAAACTGCTTTATATCAAACAAAGGTTTTCTGATAATGTGtctggttcaagttttttgaaatttttatacttaTGTCAAAaggtcaaaatattttgaaaattaaattagccgaattaattttagtcaaggtgttgagTGCCACCTTAATGATGCATGAATATGATTTATTTCCCTTTGATTGGATATGTATTACTGTATTTTGTGCAAAACCAAATAAATTTGTGTATTGTCTGTAAGATTaccatatttttttccaatttttcatTTCCAGGAATGCAAGATTCTTCTACCTaagttttacatacatgtactctgtaattttgtttgaattaggGAAACAAACATTGACAAAGAAGACACATcatagaacaaacaaaaaatacaaacacaattattttaatatttcctaGATCatatttatcaatgtttattttttcccCTATCACATCGAGTACTATAGGTTTCTTGaaaccttcatcatgttcataaaaataatacataatactaataacAAAATTCATTATGAATCAATTGAATCTGTGCAAATATAAACCAATACATCTGATATAGTTTtatgacaaataatatatatatatatcaattaatgtgatgtgtctttgaataaaaaaataactattttggCTCCTAAGCAATCCAGTCACATTAAGTTTTATTCAGTGATTGAGTTCATTTGTTGTACAATCTGATTGTTTTCATTGATAACTAAAATGCCCTTTTATAATTCCTTCCATGTGACAAGATAAGCACCATGTaacaagataaaaaataatattgaataaaaaatgtaggGACAGCAATTTTAAGAGTATGTAAACTTAAAAACTGTTGTAAAATGCTTGACTTGCATGAATAATGTCAGAAATGGTTTAACATGCCATATCAAAAACACAGTGACTAAATCATTATTTAAATCTTTCcaatattataaatacatttaaaagtacAGAGAAAAATGATGCTGAATTTGTACAAATTATTTTGAAGACGTAAAACAAACTTTCCTTTTTGGGGGatttaaaagaggaacaaaatgtacaGGAAAGAATACAAATATATAGGTGCATCTAAATAAACATTCATAGGAAAATAACGTTAGGTACAATACACATCTAGATGTAATTCTTACTACATTAATAAGCTAAATTCATGCTAATGCACTTTTCAAATGTGGATAAAATTAAGAGAATCAACTCATGAAATATCATTTAACATGGATATTTCTTTATTCCAAAGCaaacaattgagaatggaaatggagaatgtgtcatgtattatcatgattatattgtaATTCTTGAAATTTagttttataacatgtataatcattaaaaaaaaaaaaaagataaacaatcaAATTAATGAACATTCATGTGACATCcaaacacaaaattaaatgtaatataaGCTGTCGACATATATATGTCTAGCTTGTCTTCCAACATCCAGAAAAGCATTGAAAAAGACAATCAAATGGACAATCAAATCTGATTATAATCTTACCTATCTATTAAAAGTTATTTCTCTTCCTTTTcatgaattgtttttttcttttacaaagaGCAAAATGTGTTTTTCAGAAAAGCCAATCAGATGGACCATCGAATCTAATTATAATCTAACTTATCTATTAAAAGTTATTTCTCTTCCTTTTCATGTATTGCTATTTGTATTTTACAGAGAAAAATGTGTTAATCAAATAAGTGGGAATTAcctttaatcaaaatattttatgttttctcaTAAATATGTAAACTTGGGACTTGTAAAAAaactcttttaaaatattatcatGATATAATATGTATCTTTAGAAAAGCAGTTTATATATATGGCACTGCAAATATCAATTAGTACTATAGACATGAAAGATCTTTCTCTGAATATTATAATAGTTTGAAATAATAAACTGTTTCAATAGGAAAATAGAATAAATATCTAGTGAATGTGTGTTGATGTAGTATTAAAGCCAATCTATAGCAGAAAGTTTAATAACTTGTTATCAAATTTGTGTAACCTGGTAACACATATCATGCTTAcatcatttaacaaaaaacacaaatttgcaaaaatcaatttgaaaaaataaatatctctaAATGTCTAACATTTCTGTTCATAATCATGATACCTTAATTCataagaagtaaaaaaaaaattataccaagTCTTATATAAAACACTAAcactaaatattatatatatgaaatatggGGAACACTGAATGTTATAAGAAATATGGGGAACACtaaatgttttaagaaatatgGCTCtaattcaaaagaaaatttagtacaatattttttattttaaatcttacCCTTTGCCTTTTAGAAACACATGATTAGAAATAATAGAAAACTACCTTCTTCTatgaacaagaagagcagaagaCAAGacagaacaaaaattaaaaaaaaagattaaaaaaaaaaaggaatacatGATTTTTGCTCGGACCAGAATTTTTGCAATGTTTGCAAAAAAGTTGACTTTCAAAATCCTTAGCataaattaagattaaaatttttaaagattgaaaaaaacTAAGCCATACTTCATTTTGATTATCTTTACCATCATGACCATTGTTAATTACTCATGTATCACACTCAGTCAATTTGTacaataaaaataaggaaaacaatataacaaaatattgtaCACAGTACAAAACTATAATTCATGCcattataaataatatttgtattaCATTGTGCTACACATGGTatcctatatttttttaattttggaattAAGATATATAGGGTCAAAAGTACATTTTCTTGACAACACTTTGATATTTAATTACTATCACTACTTTCAAATATATTAGCAAAGTTGTTAGACAAATCCCTTTCAGAATGTAATATATCAACCCTAAATTTAACTGTCTTACTACTACTACTGTCATCAGAACCATTGGTGAAATCATTTTCTCTATCAGATTCAGATGAAAATTCAGtcaaatttgaaccaatcaaattttctgtgtcatttgtggTATCTTGAAGATCATCAGTGATTGTTAATTGATCATCATTATCCTTATTGTCTTGTCCATTTTCATCCCTCTTATCATCATCTGATCTTTGCTCACTATCAGCAGAAGGTAATTGGTTATTTAACTCAGGGGAGATAACTGTTGACCCTTGTGTTATACTGTCTGACACATAACTTCCTGAGATTGCTTCAAAAGGAAACAGCGGAATAGAAAATGGTTTTGACATTGAAGAATCATAattcatttcaatattttcaacAGGGTCTGTTTCCATAGTAACAGATGTCGGACTCCTCACACCTCTATTACAGCCATTTTCATACATAAACTTGTATAAGTTATCTTTTGAATTAATGGAAGCACTATTAGCACGTAATGAATCTATCTCAAATTCATCTATACTATTCAAATTTCCGTTCATATTACTAACTAAATTGTCCATCTGATATTCTGAATTATGCACAAACAAAGAATTACTTTGGGGGAAATTATCAGTGTTAAATTCTAGTGAGTGAGGTAAAGAGTCTATATTACTATCTGATGAATCAACTTTTGATTGGTTAGATGGCGATAATTTACTTTCCTCCTCAGTTTCTATACAATCGTTGACATTACTAGAATTTCCACATTTTGCTTCAGATAATATATTGTGAAAGGTTAGTCTATTGTCTTTCTCAATTCCTTGTAGTACTGATGAGGAAAACTCTGTCATACCTTCAAGTTTCTTATCTAGAGATGACGGGACTTCTGAAACCTGTGTTGACATTTCACAATCCAAGTCTGAAGTTGAAAGTTCATTTTCTTCATCCCTTTTTTCTCCTTCCAATTTCTCCTTTTTATAATCCTTCTTTTCTTGAGTGTTTAAAGTAGATTGATTTTCCTTCCTTTTAAAAGCATCTTCCAGCCATTCAGAGGTAGACGTCATGTCCACATCATTAATTACGTTTCCACTACAGGCATATAATTCAGACTGAGAATTACACTCATCATTTGGCCTTATTTTGTTAGTATCACTTTCACTGTCTTGATCCGTATCACGTTCACAGCCGTCTTGGTCTGTATCACGTTCACAGCCGTCTTGGTCCGTATCACGTTCACAGCCGTCTTGGTCCGTATCACGCTCACAGCCGTCTTGATCAGTATCACGTTCACAGCCTTCTTGATCCGTATCCATTTCATATGCTGTTTCATCATCACTTAAATCTTCTTCTGTCATGTCTGTTGAAtcattcaataataataaattttggGTTGAAGTTACATTTTGGCTATTAACTAGGCCTGTCCTTGCACATACATTTTCTAGATCTGCACTGGTTGAATCCTCGGAATCTGACAGGCATATTTTTTCAGAAGAAAACACAGGCAATGCTGAAGTTGTGATAGTTTCCTTGTGATCATCTAGATCAATAAACACAGGCTTTTTCTGAGTACAGTTATCAGCATGTAAATCATTGATAAAAGAGCTGCAATTCCTGGATGAATAACCCGACAAAAAATCACTATTTGAGTATATTGGCTGTCTATGACCAGCATAAATGTTGCTTGGGAATGAGTAAATTGATGGTATTGAATATGGAAAGATTGGTTGAAGTGTTGACTGTGACGAATGTAAACTAGAACTTGGTGCCGTGAATCCTAGCCAATTTTCGGAAGATGGTGTTGGTGAATTACTAATAATCCACGGTAAAGAACTATTTGCTGCCATGGTAACAGATTGGGAAGTGTTTGATGGATTATTGTTTACAATCTTGGAAGTATCACTCACAGTATTGTCCTGTAGTGGGGATTTCACATTGGTATCAGCTCTTCTACCTGTTGATTGCAGATTCAAATCGTCATCATGAATTTGTTTTGTAATATCTATACACAGAGGattttctaaatcatttttgTGAGTGTTCATTGAGTCACTTTTAGTCACAATTAGTTCACAATCATCACTTTCAGATTCAGAAATATCCAACAGAGGTCCATTGATAGAAGTCAAATCAACCTGATTCAGTACTGGCCGTAAGCTACTTTCAGTCCCTTCCTGAATAACAAAGTTCTCACTGGTTTCTTGACAAGACTTAGTGTCAGTGTTATCCTGATTGtcattttcttgattttttctTGTATTTGTAATACTAGCAGTTGAAGCAAATATGTTATCCTGAAACAGCTCACTGAATACATTGGAAAATCCCCTACTTTCAGTTTCacaaacttttttctttttacatgtaaaacatatatcaaaACTGTCTAGAAGTTCTGGTATGTATAGAAGTCCACATTTCAAACAACGTCTACTGTTTTCTAAACTTAAAATACTGTCATCTATGTGATATGGAGCAGATTCTCTCGTAACATTTGTTGTGCTATTGGATTCTGTTTCTGGTTCATCAAGTCTACTTTTCTGTAAGTCATTTTTATCACTAGTCTGTGTAAGAAATggaataaacaaattatttggtGTACATGAAGTAACAGTCGATGTTATTATGTGATCTGATGACGTGGGCAGACTTGTTTGTACCTCTGGTTTATTAGAATCTGAGTTTAATTTATCCAAAAGCTTTGGTACTATATCAATTAACTTGCTTGACTTCTTGTGTCCAGAAGAATGCTTCTTATAGGGTGATACAGATTGAGAGCTTGAAGTAGAAGTTTGATTAATCAATGATAAAGCTGAAGGGAATAAGCATTCAGAAGACAATGATCTATTAAcacttttttgtatttcattatttCCTGCAGTTGGTAAAACTATAACAGATTTCAATTTTTTGCTAGATTTTGATTTGTGTTTTTGTCcatcatttttatgttttctaaGCTTTTTATGATGATATTTTTCAGTATTTATGACTATCTCTGAACTTTTATCCAAATTTGCTTGAGAATTGTTAGTTTTAGAAGTTGACTGTTCACCATGTTTGGAGGATGATATTGAACTGCAAGAATCCCTGTGTTTAGAAGAATGTCTACGAGACTTATCTGAAGAGTGGTGCTTCTTCCGTTTTTTGTGTTTATGTCTGTCTTTGGAATTTTCTCGACTGTCCTTTTTATTTTCCTTGTGCTTTTTATGCTCTTtctttacttttttcttcttattataaTGTTTATGTTCAAAATCTAAGAAAAAATTTCTTTCAACATCAGAACTATCTGAGGACAACATTATTGGTGACCTTTCTTCCCATGGTTTGTCAACTTTGACGAAAACAATGTCACTACCATTACTATCTGCTGACTGAGTAGAATCAGAATCGGAATCTGAAGTAGAGGCTATGTCAATTGGTGAAGATGCTCTATTTCCTTCAACTGGTATATTTTCTGTTGTATTGGGTATTGGTAATTCCAGATCGGCTCCCAAAGACATCCATGATGGTCCTGGCGTTGGGGAATCCCATCCAGACACTGATAATGGAAGGGTCATAGAACTAACAGGTGATTCAGCCTCAAGTATATCTCTAACACTCCTAAACAATGGTGACAAGTTTGACACACTGCTGAAAGGATGGTTTATCCTTCTGTCAACCTGAGGGGATCTAGGATTAGAATTTTCATCTTCAATATCAATGATTTCATCTAAAAACTCATCATCAATGTCGGCAGTCGAATCATTGCTATCTGAATCCAATGTCACAGGTCCTGGCTGGTAAACTACTTGAGCATCATAGGCTATCATGTTGTAGGGTGATTTGGCAAAACAGGAAAACTCATGCATGAAGTGGCGAGTATGTCGTCCAACGTATGGATATACATGTTGGTAAAAATCTTCACTATCAATCGAGTGAGATTTAATAAGTCCCATTATTATTTCTATAACAAGCTGTACATGGTCAGGCTGATTTTGAAGTAGAGAATTCAGTTCTCGATTTAACCAAGGAACCAATCTATGCATTGTTGCAGGGTTTTGTCTGTAAAAATTTGGAGTTGTGTCCCTTACTCTAAGTCTTCTATCAGTAACCTCTTCTGCTTGCATTCCATTAGTGTAGATTCTTCTTCGGAATTCAGATGTTGCTGGCTCTCGATGTCTCCTCCAATGAGATCTTGTGGTAACATTAGATGGCCTGGCAATTGGTTGATTATAATTATGTTCTGGTCCAATCGTAAGTCTACGTTCAAATGTCAAAGTGGTTCTATACCGAAATCTAGTTCCATCTCTTTCCCATCGACTTTTATTAGCCTCTTCTTCAATATTGTAACGATCAAACTTTTCATATGAATTAACATTGTAAATGATATTTTTGAACTTCTGCTTGCAGAGAGGACATTCAGCCTTTACTTTGGACCATTCCTTCAGACAAACAAAGCAGAACATATGAAAACAACTGTCAGTGAATGATTTGTTTTGTAAGTCACCCAAACATATAGAACAATTTTCAGGTGATGTTGGTCGTGACGGTGATCCTCCCTCTTTATCTTGCTGGTTTTCCTGGGAATTGCATGCATCTGACGATTCATCTATCTTTTTCTGCTTTCctctacttttcttttcatctttCTTTGAAGAAGTTCTTTTACGCTTCCTTCTTTCACCATCCTGAGATTTTGCTTTCTTCGACTCTTTCTccatattgaactgaaaataaaatCAGTCTTCATTTATCAATACTTCAACACTAAACAAATTCAAGTTCAGGGATGAATCTTTAATATTATAATTCCTTGATTTCATGGTTAGGAGGCATTATCATTATTATGTAACAGAAAATTTCCTTggcattttctttttacaaaataccATGACTACAGTAAAAATTCTTATATATGCATTATCTAATTAGCTGATAAAAATACaaggatgtgatatgattgctgaTTAGTCAAATACCAAAAAGACCAAAGCATGTAAATATAAATGTAAGCaactaatatacatgtatatggttaaGAGCCTTGGAGTCAAAGAATGTGTGCAAATGGTCATAAAAGCActaaaattaaatgttaaaaaattcatTCAATTGACAAAAGTAATCAAGTAATTGTTAAATGAATAACATTGACTAAAGAATAAATTTCCCATGCAAAGTACCTATGAGAGAATCAATATCAATTCTAAAAAATGCTATCTTTAATGGCTTAACAACAGTATTCTAATTGTATCCCTTGTGAACAAGTCTGTTTAAAAGTTTGGTTACCTTTTGAGATAAATGCagacatttttgtattttgtatctataaaagaTAAGAGTTAAGGGTTACAGAGGAGAAAGTGTGATTTTCTAACTTAGAATCATTCTCTATGATAACACTAGAAGATGCCTGCAACGGCACAATTGAGCAAGTGTTGCAACATAAGAGTTTTTAAATTTCGTGCAAAAGCATATTAGAGAAGGATCGATAACAGGCTCCCAATTGGTTTATTTTTgcttttctgtggaaaaaaaattaatttaggaagtacaaaacacactatttatcatgtttatatgtcatatcataaatattttccacTATGTATATTGTATATGGTATCAGAGAAGATGTGGCTCAATGAAATTGGTCTCTTcctttaatagtatagatttcaCGCCTAAAAAGAAACCTATTGTATTTGAGATGATATCTAGCCAATATATGTGCTGTGAGAGTCATAACGGTACGACAGCTATTAATGTGGGGAAAGTGTTATAGGATTACTTCCCTTGATTAGTAGATATTTAGTGtgattttattttccaaaaagaTTCAGGCTCTCCTGTTACACTAGCTACAAATGTAGTTATACAGCAATAAAAAGTCGGTAAAATGAAATATCATAATACGTTATTAATGTTGCCAAGAACACTTACTTTGTACCATGCAAATAATGAAAACTTCACAGTTTAAATCAACTCTTCATATTATCCTACAAATCTTCACTAGACATAAATGGTTCATGGTCTCCTACATCAGTCTGTTTGATCTGTTGAATACAAAGAAAAGTATAAAAGTAAGTTAtggtttacatgtacatgtacttggtTTAGATGACAGAAAATTCTAATGTACTCACAGGCTGTTAAGGTGCCTATTTTTCCCAACTCTGTCTGATTATCatgatttttaattataatacatttacattatttaatttttaacaagATTAAGCTAAACACAAACTTAGTCCAGGGTTGTCACTAATAAATTTTGAAGACGAGTTCAGGGACTCATAATTTTTGGCATTGGAGAGTCCAACAGGAAGAAGATGAAATTTATTGctatattatacattttgtaattatcaaTTAAGTCCCCATGACAGAATAGGTCATGGATATTATATcaagtttagattattttttaactttgtttGTCATAAAATGATATTTGTGCTCAATTGTTACAGGAGTAAATAGGTatgcattatcatgattatgattaAATAGTTCATTTAAGTAGGACATGTTGGATCTTTTTTATGACTGTGTAAAATTTAGTGCTAAATATATTGGTCGGCCGGTCTGCACTTAtttaaaatttggaaaatatGTTCTTTATGACGTACATTGCAGTTATACCTTTATATTTAGTGGTCGGCACttattaaaaatttagaaaatatgttAATAAGTGCTGACTGCTGACCTTACTTTTAAGCATATATAGATAAATAAGTGCCGACCTTACTATTTTATAGTAAACATTTACTAATATTTGCTGACTGCTGACCTTAATTTTCAGTAAACATATGCTCACTAACAATTGACGACTGCTGACCTTACTTTTAAGGGAACATTTAGTGAGAAGTGCCTACTGCTGACCTTAATACTAGAAACAACTTCAACGAAAGTTACGTTATttgaatacattttaatttttttagtattttcaaaatatctttgcCCATATGAATTTCTCTTTTTTGAGCGTATGAATATATCTATAATCATAATTTTTTGTCCATACATCCTACTTGAGCCGATGCACTCACCATAGTGAAAAACCTGTAAGTT
This sequence is a window from Mytilus edulis chromosome 1, xbMytEdul2.2, whole genome shotgun sequence. Protein-coding genes within it:
- the LOC139523226 gene encoding dentin sialophosphoprotein-like produces the protein MEKESKKAKSQDGERRKRKRTSSKKDEKKSRGKQKKIDESSDACNSQENQQDKEGGSPSRPTSPENCSICLGDLQNKSFTDSCFHMFCFVCLKEWSKVKAECPLCKQKFKNIIYNVNSYEKFDRYNIEEEANKSRWERDGTRFRYRTTLTFERRLTIGPEHNYNQPIARPSNVTTRSHWRRHREPATSEFRRRIYTNGMQAEEVTDRRLRVRDTTPNFYRQNPATMHRLVPWLNRELNSLLQNQPDHVQLVIEIIMGLIKSHSIDSEDFYQHVYPYVGRHTRHFMHEFSCFAKSPYNMIAYDAQVVYQPGPVTLDSDSNDSTADIDDEFLDEIIDIEDENSNPRSPQVDRRINHPFSSVSNLSPLFRSVRDILEAESPVSSMTLPLSVSGWDSPTPGPSWMSLGADLELPIPNTTENIPVEGNRASSPIDIASTSDSDSDSTQSADSNGSDIVFVKVDKPWEERSPIMLSSDSSDVERNFFLDFEHKHYNKKKKVKKEHKKHKENKKDSRENSKDRHKHKKRKKHHSSDKSRRHSSKHRDSCSSISSSKHGEQSTSKTNNSQANLDKSSEIVINTEKYHHKKLRKHKNDGQKHKSKSSKKLKSVIVLPTAGNNEIQKSVNRSLSSECLFPSALSLINQTSTSSSQSVSPYKKHSSGHKKSSKLIDIVPKLLDKLNSDSNKPEVQTSLPTSSDHIITSTVTSCTPNNLFIPFLTQTSDKNDLQKSRLDEPETESNSTTNVTRESAPYHIDDSILSLENSRRCLKCGLLYIPELLDSFDICFTCKKKKVCETESRGFSNVFSELFQDNIFASTASITNTRKNQENDNQDNTDTKSCQETSENFVIQEGTESSLRPVLNQVDLTSINGPLLDISESESDDCELIVTKSDSMNTHKNDLENPLCIDITKQIHDDDLNLQSTGRRADTNVKSPLQDNTVSDTSKIVNNNPSNTSQSVTMAANSSLPWIISNSPTPSSENWLGFTAPSSSLHSSQSTLQPIFPYSIPSIYSFPSNIYAGHRQPIYSNSDFLSGYSSRNCSSFINDLHADNCTQKKPVFIDLDDHKETITTSALPVFSSEKICLSDSEDSTSADLENVCARTGLVNSQNVTSTQNLLLLNDSTDMTEEDLSDDETAYEMDTDQEGCERDTDQDGCERDTDQDGCERDTDQDGCERDTDQDGCERDTDQDSESDTNKIRPNDECNSQSELYACSGNVINDVDMTSTSEWLEDAFKRKENQSTLNTQEKKDYKKEKLEGEKRDEENELSTSDLDCEMSTQVSEVPSSLDKKLEGMTEFSSSVLQGIEKDNRLTFHNILSEAKCGNSSNVNDCIETEEESKLSPSNQSKVDSSDSNIDSLPHSLEFNTDNFPQSNSLFVHNSEYQMDNLVSNMNGNLNSIDEFEIDSLRANSASINSKDNLYKFMYENGCNRGVRSPTSVTMETDPVENIEMNYDSSMSKPFSIPLFPFEAISGSYVSDSITQGSTVISPELNNQLPSADSEQRSDDDKRDENGQDNKDNDDQLTITDDLQDTTNDTENLIGSNLTEFSSESDRENDFTNGSDDSSSSKTVKFRVDILHSERDLSNNFANIFESSDSN